In Acidobacteriota bacterium, one genomic interval encodes:
- a CDS encoding PhzF family phenazine biosynthesis protein: protein MARDLAIARVDAFTAVAFQGNPAGVVTRGGEDLSDAQMLSIAREMNVSETAFLLPASKPGADLRIRWFTPAVEVSLCGHATIASFHVAAEEGSWGLAGEGTRRLRVETRAGILPVEVDLRPGAPALVRMGLPDPHVTEWQDTGAVRAALGLATDAVAREAPPIQCGEYVLLPVGHLRALKDLKPDVTALRRIPLPGGADGVIVVTTHTTEPLSAVHLRMFAPAAGLAEDPGTGSAQGPVAAWLARAGYFSGAAGSRAGTAGGGDDEPTRPIRKFHRAAGGRIGYTAEQGDFLGRRCRIEVELDADLGAAPPSVKNISIHGTAVTVLTGRIRIP, encoded by the coding sequence ATGGCTCGGGATCTCGCGATCGCCAGGGTCGATGCCTTCACCGCCGTCGCGTTTCAGGGGAACCCGGCGGGCGTCGTGACGCGCGGCGGGGAGGATCTCAGCGACGCGCAGATGCTGAGCATCGCCCGGGAGATGAACGTCTCGGAGACGGCCTTCCTCCTCCCGGCCTCGAAGCCGGGGGCTGATCTCCGCATCCGCTGGTTCACGCCGGCGGTCGAGGTGAGCCTGTGCGGGCACGCCACGATCGCGTCGTTCCACGTCGCCGCCGAGGAAGGGTCGTGGGGGCTCGCGGGGGAGGGGACGCGCCGCCTGCGGGTCGAGACGCGGGCTGGGATCCTCCCGGTCGAAGTCGATCTCCGCCCGGGCGCGCCGGCGCTCGTCCGGATGGGGCTTCCCGACCCGCACGTCACCGAATGGCAGGACACCGGCGCGGTGCGCGCGGCGCTCGGGCTCGCGACCGATGCGGTGGCCCGCGAGGCGCCGCCGATCCAGTGCGGCGAGTACGTCCTCCTGCCGGTGGGACACCTCAGGGCGCTCAAGGATCTCAAGCCCGACGTCACGGCGCTTCGCCGGATTCCCCTTCCGGGGGGCGCGGACGGCGTCATCGTCGTCACGACGCACACGACCGAGCCTCTCTCGGCGGTCCACCTTCGCATGTTCGCTCCGGCCGCGGGCCTCGCCGAGGATCCGGGCACCGGCTCGGCCCAGGGGCCCGTCGCCGCCTGGCTCGCGCGCGCCGGTTACTTCTCGGGCGCGGCGGGATCGCGGGCGGGGACGGCAGGGGGTGGGGACGACGAGCCGACGCGTCCCATCCGAAAGTTCCACCGAGCCGCCGGCGGGAGGATCGGCTACACCGCCGAGCAGGGGGACTTCCTGGGCAGGAGATGCCGCATCGAGGTGGAGCTCGACGCCGATCTCGGCGCGGCCCCGCCCTCCGTGAAGAACATCTCGATTCACGGAACGGCCGTGACGGTGCTCACCGGGAGGATCCGGATTCCATGA
- a CDS encoding HlyC/CorC family transporter — MTAPLLVAGVAALIAGEAFFALSEVALVSANRARLRVRADAGSGAAACALGMLAHPETLLATTLTGTNLCVVCASFTANEVAARGLGDARSAWAIVALAPFMLVFGEILPKALARRHADSLASLVAYPVRGAMTLLAPAVAVAGGLSRRLVASVETPGARHPFVTREELRALLRAERRAALDPEEARMIHRLLGMAASKVREVMTPLPDVVSIEAGSSVAAACETIRRVGYSRLPVYQERTDNIVGVVHALDIVTSGATGAGVASVLRRPFYVPESARLNQILDEFRRRGQEMAIVVDEFGASCGIVTFEDVLEEMVGDILDEFDRPHRDDLQREPSGDHVAAGSVRLSELSDRLGVSFPRAGYETLAGFIAHRLQRIPRTGDAVEFENLVLTVVDAGERRVRKVRIRSKPGPSSGSS, encoded by the coding sequence ATGACGGCGCCGCTCCTCGTCGCCGGCGTCGCCGCCCTGATCGCCGGAGAGGCCTTCTTCGCGCTCTCCGAGGTCGCCCTCGTCTCGGCGAACCGGGCGCGGCTGCGCGTCCGGGCCGACGCGGGCTCGGGCGCCGCGGCCTGCGCCCTCGGCATGCTGGCCCACCCGGAGACACTCCTCGCGACCACCCTCACGGGAACGAACCTCTGCGTCGTCTGCGCCTCGTTCACGGCGAACGAGGTGGCGGCGCGCGGGCTGGGCGATGCGCGCTCCGCCTGGGCGATCGTCGCTCTCGCACCGTTCATGCTGGTCTTCGGCGAGATCCTGCCGAAGGCTCTGGCGCGGAGGCACGCCGACTCGCTGGCGTCGCTCGTCGCCTATCCCGTGCGCGGCGCGATGACCCTGCTGGCCCCCGCGGTCGCGGTCGCCGGCGGGCTCTCCCGCCGCCTCGTCGCCTCGGTCGAGACGCCGGGGGCCAGGCATCCGTTCGTCACGCGCGAGGAGCTCCGCGCGCTGCTGCGCGCGGAGCGGCGCGCCGCCCTCGATCCGGAGGAGGCGCGGATGATCCACCGCCTGCTCGGCATGGCGGCCTCGAAGGTGCGCGAGGTGATGACGCCCCTCCCGGACGTCGTCTCGATCGAGGCGGGCTCCAGCGTGGCGGCGGCCTGCGAGACGATTCGCCGCGTGGGGTATTCCCGCCTGCCGGTGTACCAGGAGCGCACCGACAACATCGTCGGCGTCGTCCACGCGCTCGACATCGTGACGAGCGGCGCCACGGGCGCCGGGGTCGCCTCGGTGCTCCGCCGCCCCTTCTACGTCCCCGAGTCGGCGCGCCTGAACCAGATCCTCGACGAGTTCCGCCGCCGCGGCCAGGAGATGGCGATCGTCGTCGACGAGTTCGGCGCCTCGTGCGGGATCGTCACCTTCGAGGACGTGCTCGAGGAGATGGTCGGAGACATCCTCGACGAGTTCGATCGCCCCCATCGCGACGATCTCCAGCGCGAGCCGTCGGGGGATCACGTCGCAGCGGGAAGCGTCCGGTTGAGCGAGCTCTCCGACCGGCTCGGCGTGTCTTTTCCCAGGGCGGGGTACGAGACCCTCGCGGGCTTCATCGCTCACAGGCTCCAGCGGATCCCGCGGACGGGCGATGCCGTCGAGTTCGAGAACCTGGTCCTGACGGTCGTCGACGCCGGAGAGCGGCGCGTCCGGAAGGTCAGGATCCGGTCGAAGCCGGGGCCATCTTCCGGCTCATCGTGA
- the dapF gene encoding diaminopimelate epimerase, translated as MSPVVSEALIRAAEGAPFQKVTGGGNDFVLIDNRNGRFSGDLGDLVRRVCHRGLGVGADGMIFIEPSDSADLKMVYYNRDGGRADLCGNGLRCVARWASRTGSFPRAMRVETGAGVLAADGVAEPPWFTLPLGAAEPTRLTLDAGGRSFDGVRVKAGVPHFVVRVDDAFAAGVLDSAPQLRSHPRLGAEGANVDYFTPRGEGRCDVRFFERGVEAETLSSGSGSISVAVACDLLGIPGSPIVCRNREGLESRVVVSRSSGRLEATLAGEVRMLFRGRLVREMLA; from the coding sequence GTGAGTCCGGTCGTGAGCGAGGCGCTGATCCGGGCCGCCGAGGGGGCGCCGTTCCAGAAGGTGACCGGCGGGGGGAACGACTTCGTCCTCATCGACAACCGGAACGGCAGGTTCTCGGGGGATCTCGGCGACCTCGTGCGGCGCGTCTGCCACCGGGGGCTCGGCGTCGGGGCCGACGGGATGATCTTCATCGAGCCGTCGGATTCAGCGGACCTGAAGATGGTCTACTACAACCGCGACGGGGGGCGCGCGGATCTCTGCGGCAACGGCCTGCGGTGTGTCGCGCGATGGGCCTCCCGGACCGGCTCCTTCCCCCGCGCGATGCGGGTGGAGACCGGCGCCGGGGTTCTCGCCGCCGATGGCGTCGCCGAGCCCCCCTGGTTCACGCTCCCGCTGGGCGCGGCGGAGCCCACGCGGCTCACCCTCGACGCGGGCGGCCGGTCCTTCGACGGAGTGCGCGTGAAGGCGGGGGTCCCCCACTTCGTCGTCCGGGTCGACGACGCCTTCGCCGCGGGGGTCCTCGACTCGGCCCCCCAGCTCAGATCTCATCCGCGGCTCGGCGCCGAAGGGGCGAACGTGGACTACTTCACGCCCCGCGGGGAGGGGCGCTGCGACGTGAGGTTCTTCGAGCGAGGGGTCGAGGCCGAGACGCTGAGCAGCGGCAGCGGCAGCATCTCGGTGGCCGTCGCGTGCGACCTCCTCGGCATCCCCGGCTCTCCGATCGTCTGCCGCAATCGCGAGGGGCTCGAGAGCCGCGTGGTCGTGTCGCGGAGCTCGGGCCGTCTCGAGGCGACGCTCGCGGGCGAGGTGAGGATGCTCTTCCGCGGGCGCCTCGTCCGCGAGATGCTGGCGTGA
- a CDS encoding fibronectin type III domain-containing protein, protein MIARRSEALLALAVLALAASAACGKKGLPKPPQWIRPKPAQGLRLLQRGDEVVVSLAPPKERTDGEPFEQPVQLRVTLLPEAAARPGRQEGRRVKQRPPSQRPGSTSWVVPRDEWPGYAAGDRLEIPIHLASLGLPELAGKEGLSGRRVSFVVEVQEGKRWRSAPAGPIAITLCAAPAPPARAEARPAPTGILVWWPAAEKGAPPVQIYRAAPAAEFGEKPYRTLPAGTTTFLDETAEIGAEYRYEIRFGRADEPNRCESASATASATRIDVFPPARPVGLAAAAEDKLIRLFWTPGPELDIAGYLVYRSDGPREPFRLLTATPIPATTYADTDVRRGTRYTYVVSAVDGAASPNESGWSEPAEEILP, encoded by the coding sequence GTGATCGCGCGCCGAAGCGAAGCCCTTCTCGCCCTCGCCGTGCTCGCGCTCGCGGCCTCCGCGGCGTGCGGGAAGAAGGGCCTCCCCAAGCCCCCGCAGTGGATCCGCCCGAAGCCCGCCCAGGGCCTTCGCCTCCTGCAGCGCGGCGACGAGGTCGTCGTGAGCCTGGCGCCGCCGAAGGAGCGCACCGACGGGGAGCCGTTCGAGCAGCCCGTGCAGCTCCGCGTCACGCTGCTTCCCGAGGCCGCCGCGCGCCCGGGCCGCCAGGAGGGGAGGCGGGTCAAGCAGCGCCCGCCGTCCCAGCGCCCCGGATCGACCTCGTGGGTCGTTCCGCGCGACGAATGGCCCGGCTATGCCGCCGGCGATCGGCTCGAGATCCCGATTCATCTCGCGAGCCTCGGCCTTCCGGAGCTCGCGGGGAAGGAAGGCCTCTCGGGGCGGCGCGTCTCCTTCGTGGTGGAGGTGCAGGAGGGGAAGCGCTGGCGCAGCGCGCCCGCCGGGCCGATCGCGATCACGCTCTGCGCGGCCCCCGCCCCCCCGGCGCGCGCGGAAGCCCGGCCGGCCCCCACCGGGATCCTCGTCTGGTGGCCGGCCGCGGAGAAGGGAGCACCGCCAGTGCAGATCTACCGCGCGGCCCCCGCCGCGGAGTTCGGCGAGAAGCCGTACCGGACGCTGCCGGCGGGGACCACCACGTTCCTCGACGAGACGGCCGAGATCGGCGCCGAGTACCGGTACGAGATCCGGTTCGGGCGCGCCGATGAGCCCAACCGGTGCGAGAGCGCCTCGGCGACAGCCTCGGCGACGCGCATCGATGTCTTCCCTCCGGCCCGGCCCGTGGGCCTCGCGGCGGCGGCCGAGGACAAGCTGATCCGCCTCTTCTGGACTCCCGGACCCGAGCTCGACATCGCGGGCTACCTCGTCTACCGGAGCGACGGGCCCCGCGAGCCGTTCCGGCTGCTCACCGCCACACCGATCCCCGCCACGACGTACGCGGACACCGACGTCCGCCGCGGAACGCGGTACACTTACGTCGTCTCGGCCGTCGACGGGGCCGCGAGCCCCAACGAGAGCGGGTGGTCCGAGCCTGCGGAGGAGATCCTGCCGTGA